One part of the Streptomyces ferrugineus genome encodes these proteins:
- the glgX gene encoding glycogen debranching protein GlgX, with translation MQVWPGEAYPLGATYDGAGTNFAVFTEAADRVELCLLHDDGSETAVELRESDAFVRHAYLPGVMPGQRYGFRVHGPYAPERGLRCNSAKLLLDPYAKAISGSIRWGEEVYGYHFDEPGRRNDLDSAPHTMSSVVVNPYFDWGDDRRPRTEYHHTVIYEAHVKGLTMLHPGLPEELRGTYAALAHPAVIEHLTELGVTALELMPVHQFVNDHRLVDMGLNNYWGYNTIGFFSPHNAYASWGDRGQQVLEFKSAVRALHEAGIEVILDVVYNHTAEGNHLGPTLSFKGLDNSRYYRLMDDRRYYMDTTGTGNSLLMRSPHVLQLIMDSLRYWVTEMHVDGFRFDLAATLARQFHEVDRLSSFFDLVQQDPVVSQVKLIAEPWDVGEGGYQVGNFPPLWTEWNGKYRDTVRDLWRGEPRALAEFAGRLTGSSDLYQDDGRRPLASINFVTCHDGFTLHDLVSYNDKHNHANGEDNRDGESHNRSWNCGVEGESDDPAVLELRARQMRNFIATLMLSQGVPMISHGDEFARTQRGNNNAYCQDNELAWVNWSASEEDDSGLAAFTRAMVWLRKDHPVFRRRRFFHGRPVEGTHDDLSDIAWFTPEGREMTQQDWDSARASALTVFLNGNAISEPGMRGERITDDSFLLMFNASPRTLDFVVPVNHGRRWQVVVDTAHTDGVPPGEGPKVTAGERLTLLDRSLTVLQRPV, from the coding sequence ATGCAGGTCTGGCCTGGAGAGGCATATCCACTCGGTGCCACCTACGACGGCGCCGGCACCAATTTCGCGGTCTTCACGGAGGCCGCGGACCGAGTAGAGCTGTGTCTGCTGCACGACGACGGCTCGGAGACGGCGGTGGAACTGCGCGAGAGCGACGCCTTCGTGCGGCACGCGTACCTGCCGGGCGTCATGCCGGGGCAGCGGTACGGCTTCCGGGTGCACGGCCCGTACGCCCCGGAGCGCGGGCTGCGCTGCAACTCCGCGAAGCTGCTGCTCGACCCGTACGCCAAGGCGATCAGCGGCTCGATCCGCTGGGGCGAGGAGGTGTACGGCTACCACTTCGACGAACCCGGCCGGCGCAACGACCTCGACTCGGCGCCGCACACCATGTCGTCGGTCGTGGTCAACCCGTACTTCGACTGGGGCGACGACCGCCGTCCGCGCACCGAGTACCACCACACCGTGATCTACGAGGCCCATGTGAAGGGCCTGACCATGCTGCACCCGGGGCTCCCGGAGGAGCTGCGCGGCACCTACGCCGCCCTCGCGCACCCGGCGGTCATCGAGCACCTCACCGAGCTGGGCGTGACGGCGCTGGAGCTGATGCCGGTGCACCAGTTCGTCAACGACCACCGCCTGGTCGACATGGGCCTGAACAACTACTGGGGCTACAACACGATCGGCTTCTTCTCCCCGCACAACGCCTACGCCTCCTGGGGCGACCGCGGCCAGCAGGTGCTGGAGTTCAAGTCGGCGGTGCGGGCGCTGCACGAGGCCGGCATCGAGGTCATCCTCGACGTGGTCTACAACCACACCGCCGAGGGCAACCACCTGGGCCCCACGCTGTCCTTCAAGGGCCTGGACAACTCGCGGTACTACCGGCTGATGGACGACCGGCGCTACTACATGGACACCACCGGGACCGGGAACTCGCTGCTCATGCGGTCCCCGCACGTCCTGCAACTGATCATGGACTCGCTGCGCTACTGGGTCACCGAGATGCATGTCGACGGCTTCCGCTTCGACCTCGCGGCCACTCTGGCGAGGCAGTTCCACGAGGTGGACCGGCTGTCGTCGTTCTTCGACCTGGTGCAGCAGGACCCGGTGGTCTCCCAGGTGAAGCTGATCGCCGAGCCGTGGGACGTCGGGGAGGGCGGCTACCAGGTGGGCAACTTCCCGCCGCTGTGGACCGAGTGGAACGGCAAGTACCGCGACACCGTGCGGGACCTGTGGCGGGGCGAGCCGCGGGCGCTCGCGGAGTTCGCGGGGCGGCTGACGGGCTCGTCCGACCTGTACCAGGACGACGGTCGGCGCCCGCTGGCCTCCATCAACTTCGTGACCTGCCACGACGGGTTCACACTGCACGACCTGGTGTCGTACAACGACAAGCACAACCACGCCAACGGCGAGGACAACCGCGATGGCGAGAGCCACAACCGGTCCTGGAACTGCGGCGTGGAGGGCGAGAGCGACGATCCGGCCGTCCTGGAGCTGCGCGCCCGCCAGATGCGGAACTTCATCGCCACGCTGATGCTGTCCCAGGGCGTGCCGATGATCAGCCACGGCGACGAGTTCGCGCGCACGCAGCGCGGCAACAACAACGCGTACTGCCAGGACAACGAGCTCGCCTGGGTGAACTGGTCGGCCTCCGAAGAGGACGACAGCGGTCTCGCGGCCTTCACGCGCGCGATGGTGTGGCTGCGCAAGGACCACCCCGTCTTCCGCAGACGCCGCTTCTTCCACGGCCGGCCCGTGGAGGGCACCCACGACGACCTCTCCGACATCGCCTGGTTCACTCCGGAGGGCCGGGAGATGACCCAGCAGGACTGGGACTCGGCGCGGGCGTCGGCGCTGACCGTGTTCCTCAACGGCAACGCGATCTCCGAGCCCGGCATGCGCGGGGAGCGGATCACCGACGACTCGTTCCTGCTGATGTTCAACGCCTCGCCGCGGACGCTGGACTTCGTGGTGCCGGTGAACCACGGCCGGCGCTGGCAGGTCGTGGTCGACACCGCCCACACGGACGGCGTACCGCCGGGTGAGGGCCCGAAGGTGACGGCCGGCGAGCGACTGACACTGCTGGACCGGAGCCTGACGGTGCTGCAACGGCCGGTTTAG
- the treY gene encoding malto-oligosyltrehalose synthase, protein MTPERPDPMVPTATYRLQLQPAFPFGAAAAAVPYLASLGVSHLHLSPVLEAVPGSGHGYDVVDHARVREELGGEEGLRALARTAREHGLGLVVDIVPNHMAMAPRHNRALWEVLREGAKSPYARWFDIDWEAQGGQVLLPVLGHPLGDELDRLEVDGDVLRYYDHVFPLREGTGELPLPQLLDAQWYRPVWWRLARTELNYRRFFSISELIGVRVEDPEVFEATHAKILQLLHEGVIDGLRVDHPDGLADPDGYLRNLHEATGGRWTVVEKILSDGERLPASWPVAGTTGYDALRHVDGLFTDPAGFGELLGQYRRFAAPQTDRGGDWDATVRRAAYKVLTHELATEIDRLTRAASRVCATSPEPALRDRAPWALRIALQELLVRLEVYRPYASEDAARVVTEEAAAEARLAFVVPEEAGAVDVVRDLVLGRAGGGPALGEFRTRFAQTASALRAKSVEDTAFYRYVPLLSATEVGGNPGSPAVSADGFHAYCARVQRDWPVTGTVASTHDTKRSADVRAALAVLTECPERWADVLTEVTHDGEGVPDAQLAWAAWQTVFGLGETDVERVQGALLKHVREAGLFTSWTEQEPPYEEAVAAFVAAGPCGVPGERVTAFRSALEPHIRANVLGMALTQLTMPGVPDVYQGTEGEYRALVDPDNRRAVAFPHEDPGEKAALTEAALRLRRRRPEVFGDSASYAPLTAEGPAAAHCVAFARSGAVVTAVTRLSLRLAGAGGWRGTLLALPPGRWADVLAPEREFSGHARVEELFARLPVALLERVGGEETT, encoded by the coding sequence ATGACACCTGAGCGACCTGACCCGATGGTGCCGACCGCCACCTACCGGCTGCAGCTCCAGCCCGCGTTCCCGTTCGGGGCCGCGGCGGCGGCCGTGCCGTACCTGGCCTCGCTCGGCGTCTCGCATCTGCATCTGTCCCCCGTCCTGGAGGCGGTCCCGGGTTCGGGGCACGGTTACGACGTCGTCGACCACGCGCGCGTGCGCGAGGAACTGGGCGGCGAGGAGGGGCTGCGCGCGTTGGCGCGTACCGCGCGGGAGCACGGTCTCGGCCTGGTGGTGGACATCGTCCCGAACCACATGGCCATGGCCCCGCGCCACAATCGCGCCCTGTGGGAGGTGCTGCGCGAGGGCGCCAAGTCGCCGTACGCGCGATGGTTCGACATCGACTGGGAGGCGCAGGGCGGCCAGGTGCTGCTGCCGGTGCTGGGACACCCTCTGGGCGACGAGCTCGACCGGCTGGAGGTGGACGGCGACGTCCTGCGCTACTACGACCATGTGTTCCCGCTGCGCGAGGGCACCGGGGAACTGCCCTTGCCACAGCTGCTGGACGCGCAGTGGTACCGCCCCGTGTGGTGGCGGCTGGCCCGTACGGAGCTCAACTACCGGCGGTTCTTCAGCATCTCGGAGCTGATCGGCGTACGGGTCGAGGACCCGGAGGTGTTCGAGGCCACGCACGCCAAGATCCTCCAGCTGCTCCACGAGGGCGTGATCGACGGGCTGCGCGTCGACCATCCCGACGGCCTCGCCGACCCCGACGGCTATCTCCGCAACCTGCACGAGGCGACCGGCGGACGCTGGACGGTGGTGGAGAAGATCCTGTCGGACGGGGAGCGGCTGCCGGCCTCCTGGCCCGTCGCCGGCACCACCGGCTACGACGCCCTGCGCCATGTCGACGGCCTGTTCACCGACCCGGCCGGGTTCGGGGAACTCCTCGGCCAGTACCGGCGGTTCGCGGCCCCGCAGACGGACCGGGGCGGCGACTGGGACGCGACGGTGCGGCGGGCGGCGTACAAGGTGCTCACGCACGAGCTGGCCACGGAGATCGACCGGCTGACCCGGGCGGCGAGCCGGGTGTGCGCCACCTCCCCGGAGCCCGCGCTGCGCGACCGCGCGCCCTGGGCGCTGCGCATCGCCCTCCAGGAACTCCTCGTCCGGCTGGAGGTCTACCGGCCGTACGCCTCCGAGGACGCGGCCCGGGTGGTCACCGAGGAGGCCGCGGCCGAGGCCCGGCTCGCCTTCGTCGTGCCCGAGGAGGCCGGCGCGGTCGACGTCGTACGCGATCTGGTGCTCGGGCGGGCCGGTGGCGGACCGGCGCTCGGTGAGTTCCGGACGCGGTTCGCGCAGACGGCGTCCGCGCTGCGGGCCAAGTCCGTGGAGGACACGGCGTTCTACCGCTATGTGCCGCTGCTGTCGGCGACCGAGGTGGGCGGGAACCCGGGCAGCCCGGCCGTCTCCGCCGACGGCTTCCACGCGTACTGCGCGCGCGTGCAGCGCGACTGGCCGGTGACCGGGACGGTCGCCTCGACGCACGACACCAAGCGCAGCGCCGACGTGCGGGCCGCGCTCGCCGTGCTCACCGAGTGCCCGGAGCGCTGGGCCGACGTCCTGACCGAGGTGACCCACGACGGCGAGGGCGTACCGGACGCGCAACTGGCGTGGGCCGCCTGGCAGACGGTGTTCGGGCTGGGCGAGACGGATGTCGAGCGGGTTCAGGGGGCGCTGCTGAAGCATGTGCGCGAGGCCGGTCTGTTCACGAGCTGGACCGAGCAGGAGCCGCCGTACGAGGAGGCGGTGGCCGCGTTCGTCGCCGCGGGGCCGTGCGGGGTGCCGGGCGAGCGCGTGACGGCCTTCCGGAGCGCCCTGGAGCCGCACATCCGGGCTAACGTGCTGGGCATGGCCCTGACCCAGCTCACGATGCCGGGCGTGCCGGACGTCTATCAGGGCACGGAGGGGGAGTACCGGGCACTGGTGGACCCGGACAACCGCCGGGCCGTGGCGTTCCCGCACGAGGACCCGGGCGAGAAGGCGGCCTTGACGGAAGCGGCGCTGCGGCTGCGCAGGCGCCGCCCGGAGGTGTTCGGTGACTCGGCGTCGTACGCACCCCTCACCGCCGAGGGTCCCGCGGCCGCCCACTGTGTGGCCTTCGCACGGTCCGGTGCGGTGGTCACCGCCGTGACCCGGCTGTCGCTGCGGCTGGCGGGGGCGGGTGGCTGGCGCGGGACGCTGCTGGCGCTGCCACCGGGGCGGTGGGCGGATGTGCTGGCTCCGGAGCGGGAGTTCAGCGGGCACGCGCGCGTGGAGGAGCTCTTCGCCCGGCTGCCGGTGGCGCTGCTGGAGCGGGTGGGCGGGGAGGAGACGACGTGA
- a CDS encoding M14 family zinc carboxypeptidase: MSLLPELRYPTLAELELSARALAAHRPGLCSLRQVGASRAGRPLHLLSIGHARRAVLVVAGAHCNEPTGGRTLLAVAERVLRDRELRTDVSWHFLLCADPDGASLHVTPAPRSLLDYHRGFFRPAASEQPEWAPATLPPGRLPPETRTLTRVIDELRPYLQVTLHGTDLGGSWVQLTKDVPGLAEPFAKSAAELHIPVETGASDAAGWPAAGPGVHVMPAPGAGAAYPSMPDDARSSTWHHVHRYGGLTAVVEVPMWASDLVDDPAPHPDPAGAMRRLGGRLLRDALEVERVLTETLPRLHGVDGPLLRSAKWALELVPGLAADWMRTPPADDTMAYVGSVDAFGRRLPLRAAAMLLRVLQEADDREAPRLERLVATWSDAFAERFRARWVPLEHQVEHQSRTVVAAALHAREGAA; the protein is encoded by the coding sequence GTGAGTCTCCTGCCGGAGCTGCGCTACCCCACGCTTGCCGAACTGGAGCTGTCCGCCCGCGCACTGGCCGCCCACCGACCCGGTCTGTGCTCGCTGAGACAGGTGGGGGCCTCGCGCGCGGGCAGACCCCTTCACCTGCTGTCCATCGGCCACGCCAGACGCGCCGTGCTGGTGGTCGCGGGCGCGCACTGCAACGAGCCGACGGGCGGCCGCACCCTTCTCGCCGTCGCCGAACGGGTGCTGCGCGACCGGGAGTTGCGAACCGACGTCTCCTGGCACTTCCTGCTGTGCGCGGACCCGGACGGGGCGAGCCTGCACGTCACGCCGGCGCCCCGCAGTCTGCTCGACTACCACCGCGGCTTCTTCCGGCCGGCCGCCTCCGAGCAGCCCGAGTGGGCGCCGGCCACGCTGCCCCCGGGCCGGCTGCCGCCCGAGACCCGCACGCTGACCCGGGTCATCGACGAGCTGCGGCCCTACCTCCAGGTGACCCTGCACGGCACCGACCTGGGCGGCAGTTGGGTGCAGTTGACGAAGGACGTCCCCGGCCTCGCCGAGCCGTTCGCGAAGTCCGCGGCGGAGCTGCACATCCCGGTGGAGACCGGCGCCTCGGACGCGGCGGGCTGGCCCGCGGCCGGACCCGGCGTGCATGTGATGCCGGCGCCGGGCGCGGGCGCGGCGTATCCGAGCATGCCGGACGACGCGCGCAGCAGCACCTGGCACCACGTGCACCGCTACGGCGGGCTGACCGCGGTCGTCGAGGTGCCGATGTGGGCGAGCGACCTGGTGGACGACCCGGCGCCGCATCCGGACCCGGCCGGGGCGATGCGGCGGCTGGGCGGCCGGCTGCTGCGGGACGCGCTGGAGGTGGAGCGGGTGCTGACCGAGACGCTGCCCCGTCTGCACGGTGTCGACGGGCCGCTGCTGCGGTCCGCGAAGTGGGCGCTGGAGCTGGTGCCGGGGCTGGCCGCCGACTGGATGCGCACGCCGCCCGCCGACGACACCATGGCGTACGTCGGCAGCGTGGACGCCTTCGGGCGCCGGCTGCCGCTGCGGGCGGCGGCCATGCTGCTGCGCGTGCTGCAGGAGGCCGACGACCGCGAGGCACCACGTCTCGAACGCCTCGTGGCGACCTGGAGCGACGCCTTCGCCGAGCGCTTCCGCGCCCGCTGGGTGCCTCTGGAGCACCAGGTCGAGCACCAGTCCCGCACGGTCGTCGCGGCGGCGCTGCACGCGCGCGAGGGGGCGGCCTGA
- a CDS encoding SSI family serine proteinase inhibitor, protein MTRRITAVRGGLLATAAALALGAAMPPAAAQDPGNWLLVTVTRGDDRHGGTPGTLLLCDPPRGHARAAEACADLDRVGGDISRLRQKDAFCPMIYAPVTAHARGEWNGHPVEYRETFSNGCGMAARTGAVFAVDR, encoded by the coding sequence ATGACGCGACGCATCACAGCGGTACGAGGCGGCCTGCTCGCGACGGCCGCAGCCCTCGCCCTCGGCGCGGCCATGCCCCCGGCCGCCGCCCAGGACCCCGGCAACTGGCTCTTGGTCACCGTCACCCGCGGCGACGACCGCCACGGTGGGACGCCCGGCACCCTGCTGCTGTGCGATCCGCCGCGCGGCCACGCGAGGGCGGCCGAGGCCTGTGCCGACCTCGACAGGGTGGGCGGCGACATCAGCCGACTCCGGCAGAAGGACGCCTTCTGCCCGATGATCTACGCGCCGGTGACCGCCCACGCGCGCGGGGAGTGGAACGGGCACCCGGTCGAGTACCGGGAGACGTTCTCGAACGGGTGCGGGATGGCGGCGCGGACGGGGGCGGTGTTCGCGGTCGACCGCTGA
- a CDS encoding M14 family zinc carboxypeptidase, which produces MDELGARAAALVSRRPRDTRLRRVGTSREGTPLWLLSVGHGSRQALVVAGPHANEPVGGGTVLRLAERVLADPRLHEGADATWNLLLCLDPDGLRRNEGWLRGPYHLGAYFRQFFRPGFLEQPEWLPDGADAATLPETRALLDLQDELRPFLQCSLHGVDVGGGFVELTHDLPGLAQRVAQGAARLGIPRELGPYDTLYWPELGPAVYRIPRPRRGDLAAAITEAAVESTWFHPHRHGTVTAVVEAPMWGVAAVEDGAPPADEETVLRRVSHTLRHDTRLLERLLERLRPHLPAGPETARLLAPVDDYLLVCPGLADTWDPDLEDPVGAHPLPSLSTAHLAALRIAGRRLALRTAGLLHQLVAAAGCDPAGVLPELDRLVDQWCDDYRDGCGARWIPVARQVEYQSRVVLAAFELAGRHAPACSRSGESGWNTGAAVPIHRE; this is translated from the coding sequence GTGGACGAGCTGGGCGCCCGGGCGGCCGCGCTCGTCTCCCGCCGCCCCCGTGACACCCGGCTGCGCCGCGTCGGGACGTCCCGCGAGGGCACGCCGCTGTGGCTGCTGTCCGTCGGCCACGGCAGCCGCCAGGCCCTGGTCGTGGCCGGCCCGCACGCCAACGAGCCCGTGGGCGGCGGCACCGTACTGCGACTGGCCGAACGGGTGCTCGCCGACCCCCGTCTGCACGAGGGCGCCGACGCCACCTGGAACCTGCTGCTCTGCCTCGACCCCGACGGCCTGCGCCGCAACGAGGGCTGGCTGCGCGGCCCCTACCACCTCGGCGCCTACTTCCGGCAGTTCTTCCGCCCCGGCTTCCTGGAACAGCCCGAATGGCTGCCCGACGGCGCCGACGCCGCCACCCTGCCCGAGACCCGCGCCCTGCTCGACCTCCAGGACGAACTGCGGCCCTTTCTGCAGTGCTCCCTGCACGGCGTCGACGTCGGCGGCGGCTTCGTCGAGCTGACCCACGACCTGCCCGGCCTCGCCCAGCGCGTCGCACAAGGCGCCGCCCGCCTCGGCATCCCGCGCGAACTCGGCCCCTACGACACCCTGTACTGGCCGGAGCTGGGACCCGCCGTCTACCGCATCCCCCGGCCGCGCCGGGGCGATCTGGCGGCCGCCATCACCGAGGCGGCCGTGGAGTCGACCTGGTTCCATCCGCACCGGCACGGCACGGTCACGGCGGTCGTCGAGGCCCCCATGTGGGGTGTGGCCGCAGTGGAGGACGGGGCGCCGCCCGCCGATGAGGAAACGGTCCTGCGCAGGGTGAGCCACACCCTGCGCCACGACACCCGCCTGCTGGAACGCCTGCTGGAGCGGCTGCGGCCGCACCTTCCCGCCGGACCCGAGACGGCCCGGCTGCTCGCCCCGGTGGACGACTATTTACTGGTCTGTCCGGGACTCGCCGACACCTGGGACCCCGACCTGGAGGACCCCGTCGGCGCCCATCCCCTTCCCTCGCTCAGCACCGCCCATCTGGCCGCCCTGCGCATCGCCGGACGGCGCCTCGCCCTGCGGACCGCCGGGCTGCTGCACCAGCTCGTGGCCGCCGCCGGGTGCGATCCGGCCGGGGTGCTGCCGGAGCTGGACCGGCTCGTCGACCAGTGGTGCGACGACTACCGCGACGGCTGCGGGGCGCGCTGGATACCGGTCGCGCGCCAGGTCGAGTACCAGTCGCGGGTGGTGCTGGCCGCGTTCGAGCTCGCCGGGCGGCACGCGCCCGCATGCTCCCGTTCGGGTGAGTCGGGCTGGAATACCGGGGCCGCCGTGCCGATACACCGGGAATGA